A genome region from Littorina saxatilis isolate snail1 linkage group LG16, US_GU_Lsax_2.0, whole genome shotgun sequence includes the following:
- the LOC138950201 gene encoding U-reduvitoxin-Pr21-like isoform X2 — MRAVSFPAVGLCLVLCGTRHSLGGQSSTTTVSSRPAGCLENEVWYAVGATFKSKCNTCTCTALGFAICTKMYCGAGCLVGDVWHAAGASFYIDCNTCSCFESGYPVCTMIYCGEGCRSDDVWYTVGATFKKDCNTCTCSSHRNISCTEKYCGQGCLSDDVWYTVGATFKKDCNTCTCSSHRNIVCTEKYCSKDSVLG; from the exons ATGAGAGCTGTTTCTTTCCCTGCAGTCGGGCTGTGTCTTGTCCTCTGTGGAACCCGACACAGTCTTGGAGGCC AGTCTTCCACAACCACTGTGTCTTCCCGACCAGCAGGCTGCCTTGAGAATGAAGTGTGGTACGCTGTTGGTGCGACCTTCAAAAGCAAATGCAACACATGCACTTGTACTGCGCTAGGCTTCGCCATCTGCACTAAAATGTACTGTGGGGCAG GCTGCCTTGTGGGAGATGTGTGGCACGCTGCTGGGGCGTCTTTTTATATCGACTGCAACACTTGCTCGTGTTTTGAGTCAGGTTACCCTGTGTGTACCATGATTTACTGCGGAGAAG GCTGTCGGTCGGATGACGTGTGGTACACAGTGGGGGCGACCTTCAAGAAAGACTGCAACACGTGCACCTGTTCATCTCACAGAAACATCAGCTGCACTGAGAAGTACtgcggtcaag GCTGTCTGTCCGACGATGTGTGGTACACAGTGGGGGCGACCTTCAAGAAAGACTGCAACACGTGCACCTGTTCTTCTCACAGAAACATCGTCTGCACTGAGAAATACTGCAGCAAAG ATTCTGTGTTGGGCTGA
- the LOC138950201 gene encoding uncharacterized protein isoform X1: MRAVSFPAVGLCLVLCGTRHSLGGRNKQSSTTTVSSRPAGCLENEVWYAVGATFKSKCNTCTCTALGFAICTKMYCGAGCLVGDVWHAAGASFYIDCNTCSCFESGYPVCTMIYCGEGCRSDDVWYTVGATFKKDCNTCTCSSHRNISCTEKYCGQGCLSDDVWYTVGATFKKDCNTCTCSSHRNIVCTEKYCSKDSVLG; encoded by the exons ATGAGAGCTGTTTCTTTCCCTGCAGTCGGGCTGTGTCTTGTCCTCTGTGGAACCCGACACAGTCTTGGAGGCCGTAACAAAC AGTCTTCCACAACCACTGTGTCTTCCCGACCAGCAGGCTGCCTTGAGAATGAAGTGTGGTACGCTGTTGGTGCGACCTTCAAAAGCAAATGCAACACATGCACTTGTACTGCGCTAGGCTTCGCCATCTGCACTAAAATGTACTGTGGGGCAG GCTGCCTTGTGGGAGATGTGTGGCACGCTGCTGGGGCGTCTTTTTATATCGACTGCAACACTTGCTCGTGTTTTGAGTCAGGTTACCCTGTGTGTACCATGATTTACTGCGGAGAAG GCTGTCGGTCGGATGACGTGTGGTACACAGTGGGGGCGACCTTCAAGAAAGACTGCAACACGTGCACCTGTTCATCTCACAGAAACATCAGCTGCACTGAGAAGTACtgcggtcaag GCTGTCTGTCCGACGATGTGTGGTACACAGTGGGGGCGACCTTCAAGAAAGACTGCAACACGTGCACCTGTTCTTCTCACAGAAACATCGTCTGCACTGAGAAATACTGCAGCAAAG ATTCTGTGTTGGGCTGA
- the LOC138950201 gene encoding U-reduvitoxin-Pr21-like isoform X3 — MRAVSFPAVGLCLVLCGTRHSLGGRNKQSSTTTVSSRPAGCLENEVWYAVGATFKSKCNTCTCTALGFAICTKMYCGAGCLVGDVWHAAGASFYIDCNTCSCFESGYPVCTMIYCGEGCLSDDVWYTVGATFKKDCNTCTCSSHRNIVCTEKYCSKDSVLG; from the exons ATGAGAGCTGTTTCTTTCCCTGCAGTCGGGCTGTGTCTTGTCCTCTGTGGAACCCGACACAGTCTTGGAGGCCGTAACAAAC AGTCTTCCACAACCACTGTGTCTTCCCGACCAGCAGGCTGCCTTGAGAATGAAGTGTGGTACGCTGTTGGTGCGACCTTCAAAAGCAAATGCAACACATGCACTTGTACTGCGCTAGGCTTCGCCATCTGCACTAAAATGTACTGTGGGGCAG GCTGCCTTGTGGGAGATGTGTGGCACGCTGCTGGGGCGTCTTTTTATATCGACTGCAACACTTGCTCGTGTTTTGAGTCAGGTTACCCTGTGTGTACCATGATTTACTGCGGAGAAG GCTGTCTGTCCGACGATGTGTGGTACACAGTGGGGGCGACCTTCAAGAAAGACTGCAACACGTGCACCTGTTCTTCTCACAGAAACATCGTCTGCACTGAGAAATACTGCAGCAAAG ATTCTGTGTTGGGCTGA